A window of the Microvirga terrae genome harbors these coding sequences:
- a CDS encoding sensor histidine kinase, whose amino-acid sequence MTGRRSAAKDRAEQANRGRPAGVRTSLRQVLWGLVFVLALPTILVAAAGLYSGYRAEQQAIDLRMQETARALSLLLDREIEKSVVGLQVLAQSSSLAKGDLEEFYQRTKNTGLADPSWIALFEPGGRVLFNTRVPYGVALPNSNRPEALRLVQETRKPHVSDLYVGSLTRQRLITIDVPVILDEQVVYILSLAITPDVFQAIIRDQRIDSGWNAAVLDRSRTIVARSRAPERFVGQSASPNVQEALAASREGRLQSVTLEGIPVRTYFSQSPAYGWSFVLSIPETELARSAQRSLFWLAVLGAVILGGILLAVLLSRAIAKPVDQLVAAAQTLGRGHEVSAPTTTRVLEFDTIKKALVEASTGLRRHEREREEVLAHMAESEARLRMALTAGHLGSWEFVPSTGAFTTSALCRANFGRDADEPFTYADLIESIHPDDRAMQAEAMARALATRTDLHVEYRAIWPDGSEHWIRISGRMRIGPDGQVSMVGVSQDVTERRLAEDRQALLLHELNHRVKNTLATVQSVASLTRRSAASSDPAAWSAFMDRLHGMAKTHDLLTATQWQGALLEDVLKNELEPYQDGMCQRIRLRGPKVNLQPGAVLALGLAVHELATNAVKYGSLSVPDGKVHVMWALTAGSSQSALLVEWVESGGPTVKKPERQGFGSKLIQRGLAQQLGGEIKLDFAPAGIRCVITFPLSTMSPDQSDAEESRERYAS is encoded by the coding sequence ATGACGGGCCGACGATCCGCAGCGAAAGACAGGGCCGAACAAGCGAATCGCGGCCGTCCCGCCGGGGTCCGCACGTCGCTGCGGCAGGTGTTGTGGGGACTGGTCTTCGTTCTCGCCCTGCCGACTATTCTGGTGGCGGCGGCTGGCCTCTATTCGGGCTACCGGGCCGAGCAGCAGGCGATCGACCTGCGCATGCAGGAAACCGCCCGTGCCCTGAGCCTGCTGCTCGACCGCGAGATCGAGAAGTCGGTGGTCGGCCTGCAGGTGCTCGCCCAATCGTCCAGCCTCGCCAAGGGCGACCTCGAGGAATTCTACCAGCGGACGAAAAACACCGGACTGGCCGACCCGTCGTGGATCGCGCTCTTCGAACCCGGCGGCCGCGTTCTGTTCAACACCCGTGTGCCTTACGGCGTCGCCTTGCCGAACAGCAACCGTCCGGAGGCGCTGCGGCTCGTTCAGGAAACCCGCAAGCCCCATGTGTCCGACCTCTATGTGGGGTCATTGACCCGGCAGCGCCTGATCACCATCGACGTCCCGGTCATTCTCGACGAGCAGGTCGTCTACATCCTGTCGCTCGCGATCACGCCGGACGTCTTTCAGGCCATCATCCGCGACCAGCGGATCGACAGCGGGTGGAACGCCGCGGTGCTCGACCGCAGCCGGACCATCGTGGCCCGCTCCCGCGCCCCGGAGCGGTTCGTCGGCCAATCCGCCAGTCCCAACGTTCAGGAGGCCCTCGCGGCCTCGCGGGAAGGACGCCTCCAGAGCGTGACGCTCGAGGGCATTCCGGTGCGCACCTATTTCAGTCAGTCGCCGGCTTACGGCTGGTCCTTCGTGCTCAGCATCCCGGAAACGGAGCTAGCACGGTCGGCCCAGCGCTCCCTCTTCTGGCTGGCGGTTCTGGGTGCTGTCATCCTGGGCGGCATTCTCCTGGCGGTCCTGCTCTCCCGCGCCATCGCCAAACCGGTCGACCAGCTCGTGGCGGCGGCCCAGACCCTCGGACGCGGCCATGAGGTGTCGGCTCCGACGACCACCCGGGTGCTGGAATTCGACACGATCAAGAAGGCGCTCGTGGAGGCCTCGACCGGCCTCCGCAGGCACGAGCGGGAGCGGGAGGAGGTTCTCGCCCACATGGCCGAGAGCGAGGCGCGCCTGCGCATGGCCCTCACGGCGGGACATCTCGGCTCCTGGGAGTTCGTTCCGTCCACGGGCGCCTTCACCACGTCGGCCCTGTGCCGGGCCAATTTCGGCCGTGACGCCGACGAGCCTTTCACCTATGCGGACCTGATCGAGTCGATCCATCCCGACGACCGGGCCATGCAGGCGGAGGCCATGGCCCGGGCCCTTGCGACCCGCACGGACCTGCACGTGGAATATCGCGCAATCTGGCCCGACGGCAGCGAACACTGGATCCGGATCAGCGGCCGGATGCGAATCGGGCCGGACGGGCAGGTGTCCATGGTCGGCGTGTCCCAGGACGTGACCGAGCGCCGCCTCGCCGAAGACCGGCAGGCGCTTCTGCTGCACGAGCTCAACCACCGGGTCAAGAACACGCTGGCGACGGTTCAGTCCGTGGCCTCCCTGACGCGACGCTCCGCGGCGAGCAGCGATCCTGCGGCGTGGAGCGCCTTCATGGATCGCCTGCATGGCATGGCCAAGACTCATGACCTTCTCACGGCGACCCAGTGGCAGGGCGCTCTTCTGGAGGACGTGCTCAAAAACGAGCTGGAGCCCTACCAGGACGGCATGTGCCAGCGCATCCGTCTGCGGGGTCCGAAGGTCAATCTTCAGCCGGGCGCCGTCCTCGCCCTGGGGCTGGCCGTTCATGAGCTCGCGACGAACGCCGTCAAGTACGGGTCCCTTTCGGTTCCGGACGGCAAGGTGCATGTGATGTGGGCCCTCACTGCGGGCTCAAGCCAGTCCGCGCTGCTCGTGGAATGGGTCGAGAGCGGCGGTCCGACCGTCAAGAAGCCCGAGCGCCAGGGCTTCGGATCGAAGCTCATCCAGCGCGGCCTGGCGCAGCAGCTCGGCGGAGAGATCAAGCTCGATTTCGCCCCGGCGGGAATCCGCTGCGTCATCACCTTCCCGCTTTCGACGATGAGTCCCGATCAGAGCGACGCGGAGGAATCGCGCGAGCGCTATGCCTCGTGA
- a CDS encoding amidase — translation MTSIRDKLETILTRLAGRAADERVFLRVYEDAARVAADAADARRRAGLSLGPLDGTIVSIKDLFDVAGETTLAGSIALRDAPPAARDAVVVRRIRQAGAVIVGRTNMVEFAFSGLGLNPHYGTPGNAADPSRIPGGSSSGAGVSVAEGTSEIAIGTDTGGSVRIPAALNGVVGFKPTAHRVPLDGTLPLSPSLDSIGPLARTVQDCAFADAVMAGEEPRVLAPHPLAGLRIGVPRGRLFAQSEPMVDRAFEASLAVLSRAGARVADHAIEDLLDAMADTTVAASIASIEASEVHADWLDAKAAEMDPRVRWWIARSGTVPAPIYIRMLRRRRALAAAMDARLSSIDVLALPATAIAAPLTAPLEADDKLYNRTDALILRNTMFGNQFDLTAISLPLPRTERPVGLMLVARHGQDQRLLDIAASVEAVLASDS, via the coding sequence ATGACCTCGATCAGAGACAAGCTTGAAACCATTCTGACGCGCCTGGCCGGCCGTGCGGCCGACGAGCGGGTGTTCCTGCGCGTCTACGAGGACGCGGCGCGCGTTGCGGCCGATGCCGCCGATGCACGCCGTCGCGCGGGCCTTTCGCTCGGACCGCTCGACGGGACGATCGTGTCGATCAAGGACCTGTTCGACGTGGCGGGCGAGACCACGCTCGCAGGCTCGATCGCCCTGCGCGATGCACCGCCCGCCGCCAGGGACGCGGTGGTCGTTCGCCGCATCCGCCAGGCTGGCGCCGTCATCGTGGGCAGGACCAACATGGTGGAGTTCGCCTTCTCGGGGTTGGGCCTCAATCCGCATTACGGCACGCCGGGCAACGCGGCGGATCCCTCGCGCATTCCTGGCGGATCGTCCTCGGGCGCCGGCGTCTCGGTGGCCGAGGGCACGAGCGAGATCGCTATCGGCACCGATACCGGCGGCTCCGTGCGCATTCCGGCCGCGCTCAACGGCGTCGTCGGCTTCAAGCCCACGGCGCATCGCGTGCCGCTGGACGGCACCCTCCCGCTCTCGCCCAGCCTCGATTCCATCGGGCCGCTCGCCCGTACCGTGCAGGACTGCGCCTTCGCGGATGCGGTTATGGCCGGCGAGGAGCCGCGCGTGCTGGCTCCGCATCCCCTGGCCGGATTGCGGATCGGCGTTCCGCGGGGACGCCTGTTCGCGCAGTCCGAGCCGATGGTGGACCGGGCGTTCGAGGCGTCATTGGCGGTCCTGTCGCGGGCCGGCGCAAGGGTCGCCGATCACGCCATCGAGGATCTGCTCGACGCCATGGCCGACACGACGGTCGCGGCCTCCATCGCGTCCATCGAGGCATCCGAGGTTCATGCGGACTGGCTCGACGCAAAGGCGGCCGAGATGGACCCGCGGGTGCGCTGGTGGATCGCCCGCAGCGGCACGGTGCCGGCGCCGATCTACATCCGCATGCTGCGCCGCCGGCGTGCGCTCGCCGCCGCCATGGACGCGCGGTTGTCTTCCATCGACGTGCTGGCGCTGCCGGCCACCGCCATCGCGGCTCCGCTGACCGCGCCGCTGGAAGCCGACGACAAGCTCTACAACAGGACCGATGCGCTGATCCTGCGCAACACCATGTTCGGGAACCAGTTCGACCTGACCGCGATCTCTCTGCCGCTTCCCCGCACCGAGAGGCCCGTTGGCCTCATGCTGGTGGCCCGGCACGGCCAGGACCAGAGGCTGCTGGACATCGCCGCGAGCGTCGAGGCGGTGCTGGCGTCGGACTCCTGA